TTATTTGCGGAGACGATTCTCGTTCACTTCCGAAAATTCTCCCATCAAAACCCTTGGCAGAAAGGTGCGCACTACGAGAAAAAAATTCCGGCGATCATCGCAAATCAGGATTTTATCCTCGCGCTACTTCCTCCCGGAGAATTTCCACTCTTCTCCGAAATGAACCCGGAGACAAGACCGGGAACCCGTTTGTATATTTTCAAACACGATCCGGAAACGGGGCTCGCCCTTTTTTCTCACAGGGGAAAGTTTTCCGAAAAAAGACGAGCACATTTTTTAGGTTCACACCAAGCCGGATGTTCCCATTTTTTCCAGAAATTGGAATGGTCCAATCCGGACTTCTCGAACTCCATTCTTCGGATGAGCAAACACCAAAGAGAAGATTCAAATGAAAGAAAATTCTTATATTCAAAAAATGGAATCTGCGGTTATTCGGACGGTCGATGGAACATTCCTTCGGAGTATCTGAGTTCCTTTCTTCACAGCGCTTCGAGTAATCCGATCACTCATCCAGGATTTTATTTCGACGACGCTCTTACGGTTCCCGAGAAAAACTTCTATTTTCCGGATTCTTCCTTCGGAATTGTGGTTTCGGAAGTGCTTCCAGGAATCGGTCCGGTTCACAATTTATTTCCTGGAGACGCGATCTATAGCATCAACGGACAGAAATTTTCGTCGGCTCCGAATCGTCAGGAAATTTATTCGAGAATCCTTTCTCACAATCACCACCATTCCCCTCCCGGAACTCAGATTACTCTCGGAGTTTTTCGCGCGGGTAAAAGAAAGGAAATCTCATACAATCTAAAGCCGTATTCGGAAGAATTCTTTTTTATTCCCTCGAAGTCGGGAACCAAACCTCCTTCGTATTTCATCTCCGGTGGTTTGTTTTTCACGGAACTTACGGGCGCTTATTTGAAGGAATCCGGAGACAAATACCGTGAAAACTCGGATAAAAAACTTCTCTACCTCTACGAATCGTATAACAAAAAGTCTCATCCCGAAAAGAATCGCCTCGTCTTTATCAGCCGAGTTTTTCCGGACGGAGAAAATCAGGGATTTCACGATTTTCAGGATCAAATCTTAGAATCCGTGAACGACAAACGTGTTCGTTCCCTTTCCGACTTAAAAGAAATCTTAATCGAGAATCAAGAAGAGTATGTAGTCTTTCGTTTTTCGGGAAATCGGATTGCGACGTTTGAAAAAGATCAATTGCGATCCTTAAATCAGAAGATTCTTGTAAATTATAATCTTGATAAACTCGACAATTTAGAGTGATAATCTCTTGACGGATCCATTTCGAAAATGTAATTTTTGATTCCGGAATGGTCCCATGCGAATCTTATTCTTAGATGACGAAGAAGTAATTCGAGATTTGTTCCGAGAAATATTCGGTTCTTTGCATGATCTTACCCTCGCCGGAACCGCCGAAGAAGCCCTCGAAATCAGTAAAAACCACACTTTTGATCTGATCGTAACCGACGTTCGTCTTCCTAAGATGAGTGGGATCGACTTCGTTTCCAGACTCAGAGATATGGGGGTCAACACTCCGTTCATCGTGATCACGGGAAACCAGGACATCGAAGTTTCCATCCGAGCGCTTCGCCTTGGAGCCGTGGATTTTTTTATAAAACCGTTTCGAATGGACGCGATCCGTCATTCCCTCCAGAAATTCGAAAATTTATTTATTTCCAGCCAAGAGTTGATCAGTAAGAATCACTTTCAACTCACCGAATCGAAACAACAATTCGCGATCAAACCGAGCCTTAAAAACCTAAACCAATACGTCAATCTCGTGATGCGGTCGATCTCGTTGATCCCCGGAATTCATACGGACGATATTCTCGCGATCAAACTCGCACTCTATGAACTCCTCGGAAACTCGATCGAACACGGTTCGGCGGGAATCAACTACGAAAAGAAATCTACGCTTCTTTCCTCGGACGTAAACTATTTCGATCACGTCGATAAGATCTGCGACGCCTTGAACGAGGTCGTTCAACTCGAAGTTCGCTTTGAAAATCAGAAAATTTACGTTTTGTTAAGAGACCACGGAGCGGGTTTCGATCCGGCAAAGGTTCCCGATCCCGTCACCGATCCGAACGCAAGCCACCTTTCCGGAAGGGGAATTTTTTTAGTCCGTATGAACGTGGATGAATTGATCTACAACGAGGTCGGAAACGAGGTTCGTTTTAGCAAAACCCTTAAAAAGGCCGTGGAAACCCAACAATCAAAAGTAAACACCGGCTGAAAGATAAATCCGCGAATATTCCTTTTTGTCCGCTTTTTTCGTCCATTCATCGAACAAAATTTTCTCCTGCTTTTGCGGATCGACAAGCGCATACGAAAGGCTCATTAGAATATAAGAATGTTCTGATTGAAACCCAGCCGTTCCGATGCCCTCCCAACCTCTTCCCATCGGAGAAGAAGAAGTAAGAAGCATCGCCTGGGCAGTCCATCGTTTCTCCCAAGTTTTACGAGCTCCGACTTGGAAGAGCTGAAGTCCTTTGTTTTCGAAATTGGGTCGAGAAGCGGTCCCGTCTTCTCGGAATACAGTCCCTTCCTGGAGAAGCAGACTTTCCATCAAAAGAAAGGAAGTCTTTCCTCCGTATCCCCGCGGGTCCGTTCGAATTCCGGAATAACCGTTGGAATCGGAATCGGTTCGGAGATTCGGATCCTTTGAAGAATAAAGACCCCCTATAAAATACGTCGCTTCCGGCCTTTGCCAGTTTAACTTCGTTCCAAACATGGATCCGAAAGTCGACACGGAAGTCCGATCACTCTGAAACGCGTTCAGGCCGTATTCCCGCAAT
This window of the Leptospira stimsonii genome carries:
- a CDS encoding PDZ domain-containing protein — encoded protein: MILSQFVSKSFFSKVLFVFFLSFALSDSLFAETILVHFRKFSHQNPWQKGAHYEKKIPAIIANQDFILALLPPGEFPLFSEMNPETRPGTRLYIFKHDPETGLALFSHRGKFSEKRRAHFLGSHQAGCSHFFQKLEWSNPDFSNSILRMSKHQREDSNERKFLYSKNGICGYSDGRWNIPSEYLSSFLHSASSNPITHPGFYFDDALTVPEKNFYFPDSSFGIVVSEVLPGIGPVHNLFPGDAIYSINGQKFSSAPNRQEIYSRILSHNHHHSPPGTQITLGVFRAGKRKEISYNLKPYSEEFFFIPSKSGTKPPSYFISGGLFFTELTGAYLKESGDKYRENSDKKLLYLYESYNKKSHPEKNRLVFISRVFPDGENQGFHDFQDQILESVNDKRVRSLSDLKEILIENQEEYVVFRFSGNRIATFEKDQLRSLNQKILVNYNLDKLDNLE
- a CDS encoding ATP-binding response regulator, producing MRILFLDDEEVIRDLFREIFGSLHDLTLAGTAEEALEISKNHTFDLIVTDVRLPKMSGIDFVSRLRDMGVNTPFIVITGNQDIEVSIRALRLGAVDFFIKPFRMDAIRHSLQKFENLFISSQELISKNHFQLTESKQQFAIKPSLKNLNQYVNLVMRSISLIPGIHTDDILAIKLALYELLGNSIEHGSAGINYEKKSTLLSSDVNYFDHVDKICDALNEVVQLEVRFENQKIYVLLRDHGAGFDPAKVPDPVTDPNASHLSGRGIFLVRMNVDELIYNEVGNEVRFSKTLKKAVETQQSKVNTG